One genomic window of Ruminococcus gauvreauii includes the following:
- a CDS encoding ATP-binding protein: MNIKEAKEEIKRTLHAYTQRTSEGILQIPAVQQRPVLLIGPPGIGKTAIMKQIAREESVGLVAYTMTHHTRQSAIGLPVLKEKTYNGRTYSITEYTMSEIVASVYDCMEATGYTSGILFIDEMNCVSETLTPVMLQLLQNKTFGNHQIPEGWLIVAAGNPPAYNRSVREFDMVTLDRVKNMSIEADYSVWKEYACANAVHPSVLAYLNMYPDCFYCVQNQDKLIAFVTARGWEDLSCIIKSYETSGDPVSEALIRQYLQHDEIARNFYLFYDLFTQYASDFAKDDFFGPNVTARIQTADPAESISVASMLFAKASAKIREYSFSSQVHKHLSGLWTLFKNINDHQALDGENTLQQLEQFISKRHSSNRIREDNGLLPLEEKILEFHTLRLLEELLLSARKLQLSEDPDIMEKFDDTLKDMKKHQNSSAEEILAFLCDSYRLLEAAPDDVSLLYFTSDLTNNPDCSEFLSSHPCSPYLSHTGSLLLKQREDEIRAAMNTSSGE; the protein is encoded by the coding sequence ATGAACATCAAAGAAGCAAAAGAAGAGATCAAGCGCACGCTGCACGCCTATACACAGCGGACTTCCGAGGGAATCCTTCAGATCCCCGCTGTTCAGCAGCGGCCCGTTCTGCTGATCGGTCCGCCTGGCATTGGAAAAACCGCCATCATGAAGCAGATCGCCCGAGAAGAATCTGTCGGTCTTGTTGCATATACCATGACCCATCATACCCGTCAGAGTGCGATCGGTCTCCCTGTTTTAAAGGAAAAAACATACAATGGCCGTACATACTCGATTACAGAATATACCATGAGTGAAATCGTGGCCTCCGTCTATGATTGTATGGAGGCGACCGGTTATACTTCCGGCATTCTCTTTATTGATGAGATGAACTGCGTATCCGAGACGCTGACCCCCGTCATGCTGCAACTCCTTCAGAATAAAACCTTTGGCAATCATCAGATACCGGAGGGCTGGCTGATCGTGGCAGCAGGAAACCCTCCGGCGTATAACCGTTCTGTCAGGGAATTCGATATGGTTACGCTCGACCGCGTGAAGAACATGTCCATCGAAGCCGATTATTCCGTGTGGAAAGAGTATGCCTGTGCAAATGCCGTCCACCCTTCCGTTTTAGCTTATCTCAATATGTATCCTGACTGTTTTTACTGCGTTCAGAATCAGGATAAGCTCATCGCCTTTGTGACGGCACGCGGCTGGGAAGATCTGTCCTGCATAATAAAATCATATGAAACGAGCGGTGATCCCGTCTCCGAGGCTCTGATCCGCCAATATCTGCAGCACGATGAGATCGCCCGGAACTTTTATCTGTTTTATGACCTGTTTACACAGTACGCATCGGATTTTGCCAAAGACGACTTTTTCGGGCCGAATGTCACCGCCCGCATCCAAACAGCAGACCCCGCCGAAAGTATATCGGTTGCCTCCATGCTTTTCGCGAAAGCCTCCGCAAAGATCCGCGAATATTCTTTTTCCAGCCAGGTGCATAAGCATCTGTCCGGTCTTTGGACATTGTTCAAAAACATAAACGATCATCAGGCGCTGGACGGCGAAAACACCTTACAGCAGCTGGAGCAGTTTATCAGCAAACGACACTCCTCCAACCGAATCCGCGAAGACAATGGGCTGCTTCCACTCGAGGAGAAGATTCTAGAGTTCCATACGCTTCGCCTGCTGGAAGAGCTGCTGCTGTCCGCGCGCAAGCTGCAGCTCAGTGAGGACCCTGACATAATGGAAAAGTTCGATGACACCCTGAAAGACATGAAAAAACACCAGAACTCTTCTGCCGAAGAAATACTGGCGTTTCTTTGTGATTCATACAGACTGCTGGAGGCGGCACCAGATGATGTGAGTCTTCTGTATTTCACATCCGATCTCACAAACAATCCAGACTGTTCCGAATTTTTGTCTTCGCACCCCTGCAGTCCCTATCTCTCGCACACCGGCTCACTGCTTCTTAAGCAGCGCGAGGATGAGATACGGGCAGCGATGAATACCTCTTCCGGAGAATGA
- a CDS encoding calcium/sodium antiporter translates to MVYILLIIGFLLLIKGADFFVEGSSSVARLLKVPPVVIGLTIVAMGTSAPEASVSITAGLSGNNDIALSNVIGSNIFNLLVVIGASAVIRPFQTDREIMKRDIPVNIAASVLLLFLLWDLKLGRFEGILLLILLAAYLVWIVAGAVRRRADAADEVQVLPPLKSAVYIAVGLAAIIWGGDLVVDSASEIARIFGMSQTLIGLTIVALGTSLPELVTSVVASRKGESGLALGNAVGSCLFNILFILGMSSSLSPLGGIGDNLIDIGVLIAVSAVIAVCCFTGKKVTRLEGLACIVFYIGYMSYAIIR, encoded by the coding sequence ATGGTTTATATACTTTTGATCATCGGTTTTTTACTCCTGATAAAAGGGGCGGATTTCTTTGTGGAGGGGAGTTCGTCTGTTGCACGCCTGTTGAAGGTGCCTCCCGTTGTGATCGGACTTACCATTGTGGCCATGGGGACGAGTGCTCCGGAGGCTTCGGTCAGCATCACAGCGGGACTTTCGGGAAACAATGATATTGCACTGAGCAATGTGATCGGATCCAATATCTTCAATCTTCTGGTAGTGATAGGGGCAAGCGCGGTGATCCGGCCGTTTCAGACAGACCGGGAAATCATGAAAAGAGATATCCCGGTCAATATCGCCGCGTCAGTTCTGCTGCTGTTTTTGCTGTGGGACCTGAAGCTGGGGCGGTTTGAGGGGATTCTGCTTCTGATATTGCTTGCGGCATATCTGGTATGGATTGTTGCCGGCGCGGTACGAAGGAGAGCGGATGCGGCGGATGAAGTCCAGGTGCTGCCTCCGCTTAAGAGCGCGGTGTATATAGCGGTGGGACTGGCAGCCATCATCTGGGGCGGCGACCTCGTGGTTGACAGCGCCAGCGAAATTGCCCGCATTTTCGGCATGTCACAGACCCTGATCGGACTTACGATCGTGGCGCTTGGCACTTCGCTGCCGGAACTTGTCACCTCAGTTGTTGCTTCCAGAAAAGGTGAGAGCGGACTTGCCCTTGGAAATGCAGTGGGATCCTGTCTTTTTAATATCCTGTTTATCCTGGGGATGTCGTCGTCGCTGTCGCCGCTTGGCGGGATCGGGGACAATCTGATCGATATCGGTGTACTCATCGCAGTCAGCGCTGTAATTGCAGTCTGCTGTTTTACCGGGAAAAAGGTAACACGTTTGGAGGGACTGGCCTGCATAGTGTTCTATATCGGTTATATGAGCTACGCCATTATCCGCTGA
- a CDS encoding hydantoinase/oxoprolinase family protein, whose product MIGIGIDTGGTYTDAVVYDMSTKTVVCSGKALTTKSKLEIGIANALDTLDQDYVKRAEVLALSTTLATNACVENKGSRARLLMIGVDRDLSESLSDTYASYGFQEQDQLIKIDGRPEKIFEDAKDPDWEELRKMIPELFSDCDSIGIVQTFPQANGGKFEKKAKKIFQETMQVPVTTAHDMFDEVDVLKRGAGTLLNARLIPLIAEFLAAVKNVMKERNLQIPIAIVRSDGSLMSEVLTKECPVETLLSGPAASVVGGSAMAREENAVIVDMGGTTTDVAIVRDKRPVTARKGISIGKWKTMVKGLYVDTFGLGGDSAVRFKNDRLYLDTRRVIPVSLLAKEYPQVTDKLKSLAALHRPHTRMLFEFYVLQKDISDKKGYTEEEKKICKALEAEPLMPQELGAAIDSDLYSLHTDRLEEEGIVLKSGLTPTDMMVIKGDFNIYDPRAAKAAVSCLAQNVVETEEEIPEIVYELVEKKMYCNIIRILMTQKYPKHEKICEDRNLQKFIEWSYRDAKARRKDPWMSTAVTTKLPLVGVGAPIHVFLPRVAKLLGTTAVIPENAAVANALGAIASQIVTKVQTRVKAEYEGTQLKGYSVFEEDQKHMFDEYSDAEHFAVRMVKKQLLEKAERQGAAGNPKVEVNVQKIRNDAVGAGIFFESIVEAVATDKFRI is encoded by the coding sequence ATGATAGGAATTGGGATTGATACCGGCGGAACATATACAGACGCTGTCGTCTATGATATGAGCACGAAAACGGTTGTGTGCTCCGGAAAGGCACTGACGACGAAATCGAAACTGGAGATTGGTATCGCAAATGCACTGGATACGCTGGATCAGGATTATGTAAAGCGTGCAGAGGTTCTGGCGCTCTCTACAACGCTTGCCACGAACGCCTGTGTGGAGAACAAGGGCAGCCGTGCCCGGCTGCTGATGATCGGAGTGGACAGGGATCTGTCCGAGAGCCTCAGTGACACTTATGCGTCTTACGGTTTTCAGGAGCAGGATCAGCTGATCAAGATCGATGGGAGGCCCGAGAAGATCTTTGAGGATGCAAAAGACCCGGACTGGGAGGAACTCAGGAAGATGATTCCAGAGCTGTTTTCCGACTGTGACTCCATTGGCATTGTACAGACGTTTCCGCAGGCGAACGGAGGAAAATTTGAGAAGAAGGCAAAGAAAATTTTTCAGGAAACCATGCAGGTGCCGGTCACAACGGCGCATGATATGTTTGATGAAGTGGATGTGCTGAAGCGCGGTGCAGGCACACTGCTGAATGCTCGCCTGATCCCTCTGATTGCTGAATTTCTGGCGGCTGTAAAAAACGTCATGAAAGAGCGGAATCTTCAGATACCGATCGCTATAGTACGAAGCGACGGCAGTCTTATGTCTGAGGTGCTGACGAAAGAATGTCCGGTTGAGACGCTGCTTTCAGGCCCGGCAGCGAGCGTGGTCGGTGGAAGCGCGATGGCACGGGAAGAAAACGCAGTGATTGTAGATATGGGAGGAACGACGACGGATGTGGCAATCGTGCGTGATAAACGTCCTGTCACTGCCAGAAAAGGAATTTCTATTGGAAAATGGAAAACCATGGTGAAAGGGCTGTACGTCGATACCTTCGGACTCGGAGGGGACAGTGCTGTCCGGTTTAAGAATGACAGGCTGTATCTGGATACACGCCGTGTGATTCCGGTTTCTCTGCTGGCAAAGGAATATCCCCAGGTGACGGACAAACTCAAAAGCCTGGCTGCACTTCACCGCCCGCATACGAGAATGCTGTTTGAGTTTTATGTGCTCCAGAAAGATATTTCAGATAAAAAGGGGTATACTGAAGAAGAAAAGAAGATTTGTAAAGCGCTGGAGGCGGAACCGCTGATGCCGCAGGAACTCGGTGCGGCGATCGACAGTGACCTGTACTCCCTGCATACTGATCGCCTGGAAGAAGAAGGGATTGTACTGAAAAGCGGCCTGACACCGACGGATATGATGGTTATAAAAGGAGACTTTAACATCTATGATCCGCGTGCGGCGAAGGCGGCGGTGAGCTGTCTCGCGCAGAATGTGGTGGAGACGGAGGAGGAGATTCCGGAGATCGTTTACGAGCTTGTCGAGAAAAAGATGTACTGCAATATCATCCGAATCCTTATGACGCAGAAATATCCAAAACACGAAAAGATCTGTGAGGACAGGAATCTGCAGAAGTTTATCGAATGGTCTTACCGGGATGCCAAGGCCAGAAGAAAAGATCCCTGGATGTCGACGGCAGTCACAACCAAACTCCCGCTTGTGGGAGTAGGTGCACCGATCCACGTATTTCTTCCGAGGGTCGCAAAACTTCTCGGCACAACCGCGGTGATACCTGAAAATGCGGCTGTTGCCAATGCGCTGGGGGCGATCGCAAGTCAGATCGTCACAAAGGTACAGACGCGCGTGAAGGCGGAGTATGAAGGAACGCAGCTGAAGGGTTATTCCGTGTTTGAGGAGGACCAGAAGCATATGTTCGATGAATATTCGGATGCGGAACACTTTGCGGTACGTATGGTGAAAAAACAACTGCTTGAGAAGGCAGAGCGTCAGGGGGCTGCCGGAAACCCGAAAGTCGAAGTAAATGTGCAGAAGATCAGAAATGATGCAGTTGGGGCTGGGATATTCTTTGAGAGTATTGTGGAAGCGGTTGCGACTGACAAGTTCAGAATATAA
- a CDS encoding WD40/YVTN/BNR-like repeat-containing protein has product MFAKDRERTRIQILLSTICHPVFLAVYGIAWYHLRALCRYGGRRSHLPVLAVCSLFFLVWMIVCIIRIVKKQRAGQPYPALSAAGRLWYTAALFTLCAVTGYFGWGIVKSAMPYQGKLSWVLEDAKNRRTIPLTHDNIFRDGIDGLLSDIREVTAMPGELYVANSVDLEFDSTGRILRLDTFLYGTDEDGAAESFLISYDRDKAENMTVHLNGAVDRQDEQEKLLAPLSSMLETIPLEQTVSRWKASRFGILYNGVRSWGTDISGIVYIDSDGDTKAAENAYCEIAGYTVSVYVPGEERSDVSPVRYVLADDLDAVPAEDPLSARESADTTGCAQKTENDEDVSMLDESRGYRLTVLDAAAGSRFYGLEMTEDGGNSWETLNQDPFGGETGVSAGISFLNETLGFIALSHSGGSLAELYRTEDGGATFERVTLPAVEVPLTGEEMYQPFDFPGMPYEEDGALYLEVGQGQDGDYNSGSSALYRSGDMGRTWTFVREAARDE; this is encoded by the coding sequence ATGTTTGCAAAAGACAGGGAGCGGACGAGAATCCAGATCTTGCTGTCCACGATATGCCATCCGGTTTTTCTGGCGGTGTATGGGATTGCATGGTATCATCTTCGGGCGCTTTGCCGGTACGGCGGGAGGAGAAGCCATCTTCCTGTGCTGGCGGTCTGCTCGCTGTTTTTTCTGGTCTGGATGATCGTCTGCATCATAAGAATTGTAAAGAAACAAAGAGCCGGGCAGCCATACCCGGCACTTTCTGCCGCAGGGAGACTGTGGTACACAGCCGCCCTTTTTACGCTGTGCGCCGTGACCGGATATTTCGGCTGGGGCATTGTAAAAAGTGCCATGCCGTATCAGGGAAAACTCTCCTGGGTCCTGGAGGATGCTAAAAACAGGCGAACGATTCCGCTGACGCATGATAATATTTTCCGGGATGGAATTGATGGTCTGCTGTCGGACATCCGGGAAGTGACAGCAATGCCCGGGGAGCTGTATGTGGCGAACAGCGTCGATCTGGAATTTGACAGCACGGGGCGTATCCTGAGACTGGACACGTTTCTTTATGGAACCGATGAAGACGGCGCGGCGGAAAGCTTTCTGATATCGTATGACAGGGACAAGGCGGAGAATATGACGGTGCATTTAAACGGCGCTGTCGACAGACAGGATGAGCAGGAGAAACTGCTGGCGCCTCTGTCATCCATGCTTGAGACAATACCGCTGGAGCAGACAGTGAGCAGATGGAAGGCTTCGCGTTTTGGGATCCTGTATAACGGCGTGCGTTCCTGGGGGACGGATATTTCCGGGATCGTATATATCGACAGTGACGGGGATACGAAGGCGGCTGAGAATGCGTACTGTGAGATAGCGGGGTATACAGTGTCCGTGTATGTGCCCGGTGAAGAAAGGTCGGATGTCTCGCCGGTCCGGTATGTCCTCGCAGACGATCTGGACGCGGTTCCTGCAGAGGATCCGCTTTCGGCGCGGGAGAGTGCGGATACGACAGGCTGCGCTCAGAAAACTGAGAACGATGAAGACGTGAGCATGCTTGATGAAAGCCGCGGTTATCGGCTGACGGTGCTGGATGCGGCAGCCGGCAGCAGGTTCTATGGACTGGAGATGACGGAAGACGGCGGCAATTCATGGGAGACACTCAATCAGGATCCTTTTGGCGGGGAAACCGGTGTGTCCGCCGGAATTTCTTTTTTAAATGAAACACTGGGGTTCATCGCATTGTCACACAGTGGCGGTTCCCTGGCGGAACTGTATCGTACGGAAGACGGCGGCGCAACATTTGAACGGGTGACACTTCCCGCTGTGGAGGTTCCTCTGACAGGGGAAGAGATGTATCAGCCGTTTGATTTTCCGGGAATGCCGTACGAGGAGGACGGAGCCCTGTATCTGGAAGTCGGACAGGGGCAGGACGGTGATTATAACAGTGGAAGCAGCGCCCTGTACCGGTCGGGTGACATGGGCAGGACATGGACATTCGTGAGGGAAGCAGCACGGGATGAATAA
- a CDS encoding cupin domain-containing protein, translating to MNVERVENMCGGKGHITIKHILGEKEMNGKCRLYAEVVVEPGCSLGYHVHHGESETYYILSGEGDYDDNGTVRPVKAGDMTFTPDGCGHGLANTGDGNLVFMALIILD from the coding sequence ATGAATGTAGAACGTGTGGAGAATATGTGCGGCGGGAAGGGTCACATCACCATAAAGCATATCCTTGGAGAAAAAGAGATGAATGGAAAGTGCAGGCTCTATGCGGAGGTGGTGGTAGAGCCCGGATGTTCACTCGGTTATCATGTGCATCACGGAGAAAGTGAGACATATTATATCTTATCGGGTGAGGGCGACTACGATGACAATGGAACGGTGCGTCCGGTAAAAGCCGGCGATATGACGTTTACACCGGACGGCTGCGGCCATGGGCTGGCGAATACCGGAGACGGGAATCTGGTCTTTATGGCTCTGATCATCCTGGATTAA
- a CDS encoding 4Fe-4S dicluster domain-containing protein encodes MGHITTKKQAYKNLEDRINWFTQGAPASPVLYQILQVLYTEQEARAVSRLPVRPFTIKRAALAWNTSEAKAEKMLDRLCEKALLVDSDHHGVRKFVMPPPMAGFIEFALMRIRGDIDQKYLSELYYQYMNVEEEFVKDLFFATETKLGRVYVQEPALELSSDDSIRILDYERAGHIVEDAEYVGIGMCYCRHKAMHAGHPCEIDAPMDVCMTFGNVARSLAEHGGHTRLVSKEEAMDVLALSYEHNLVQIGENVQESPAFICNCCGCCCEALQASRRFAPMVPVATTNYLPHINEEKCIGCGKCAKVCPILAIELKQKQEGRGVAGINTDICLGCGVCVRNCPAKAIELKRREAQIITPVNSTARFVAQAIEKGTLQNLIFDNQAFASHRAMAGVFGAILKLPPVKQAMASKQFKSIYLNQLLARKKEKN; translated from the coding sequence ATGGGACATATAACAACGAAAAAACAGGCATATAAAAATCTGGAGGACCGCATTAACTGGTTTACACAGGGTGCACCGGCGTCACCGGTGCTGTATCAGATCCTTCAGGTGCTTTATACGGAGCAGGAAGCGCGTGCGGTATCGCGTCTTCCGGTGCGGCCATTCACGATTAAAAGAGCGGCGCTTGCGTGGAATACGAGCGAGGCTAAGGCAGAGAAGATGCTGGATCGGCTCTGTGAAAAAGCCCTGCTCGTAGACTCTGATCATCATGGTGTGAGAAAATTTGTGATGCCGCCGCCTATGGCGGGCTTTATTGAGTTTGCGCTGATGCGTATCCGCGGTGATATCGATCAGAAATATCTGAGCGAACTCTATTACCAGTATATGAATGTGGAGGAGGAGTTTGTAAAGGATCTCTTCTTTGCCACGGAAACGAAACTGGGACGTGTCTATGTGCAGGAACCGGCGCTTGAGCTCAGCAGCGATGATTCCATTCGCATACTGGACTATGAGAGAGCGGGACACATCGTGGAAGATGCCGAATACGTTGGAATTGGCATGTGTTACTGCCGCCATAAGGCCATGCATGCCGGACATCCCTGCGAAATCGACGCGCCGATGGACGTCTGCATGACATTCGGCAATGTGGCGAGGTCGCTGGCGGAGCACGGAGGGCATACGCGTCTGGTGTCAAAGGAAGAGGCAATGGATGTGCTGGCGCTCTCCTATGAGCACAATCTTGTACAGATTGGGGAAAATGTTCAGGAATCCCCGGCATTTATCTGTAACTGCTGCGGCTGCTGCTGTGAGGCGCTGCAGGCATCCAGGAGATTTGCCCCCATGGTTCCTGTGGCGACGACGAACTATCTCCCTCATATTAATGAAGAAAAATGCATCGGATGCGGGAAATGCGCGAAGGTCTGTCCGATTCTGGCGATTGAGCTGAAACAGAAGCAGGAGGGAAGAGGGGTGGCCGGGATCAACACGGATATCTGTCTGGGGTGCGGCGTATGCGTGAGAAACTGTCCGGCGAAAGCGATCGAACTGAAGAGACGCGAGGCACAGATCATTACCCCGGTGAACAGCACCGCCCGTTTTGTCGCTCAGGCGATCGAGAAGGGGACGCTTCAGAACCTGATTTTTGACAACCAGGCATTTGCAAGCCATCGTGCCATGGCAGGTGTGTTCGGCGCTATTCTGAAACTTCCGCCGGTAAAACAGGCAATGGCGTCGAAACAGTTTAAATCCATCTATCTGAATCAGCTGCTGGCGAGAAAAAAGGAGAAAAATTGA
- a CDS encoding 4Fe-4S binding protein gives MMRKIQENDGKAEGNVKIEKVVLIYFSPTGGTQRVVRTLGKCWETKPQEIDLSDTKKDFGTYHLSGDTFCIIGVPSFGGRVPAAALERITKIRADRSPALITAAYGNRDYEDTLLELKECAEKAGFCVTAAVAAVTEHSIVREYGTGRPDKNDRRQLAEFGKTVRERILKSDSLTEAGVKGSSPYRKYSGVPLKPKAGKGCTQCGLCARKCPVSAIPVDNCRKTDRETCISCMRCVQICPQKVRSVNGVMQKIAGWKLKKVCRVRKQNELYQ, from the coding sequence ATGATGAGAAAAATACAGGAAAATGACGGAAAGGCGGAGGGAAACGTGAAAATAGAAAAAGTTGTGCTGATATACTTCAGCCCTACGGGAGGAACACAGAGAGTGGTTCGGACACTGGGGAAGTGCTGGGAGACAAAGCCGCAGGAGATTGACCTGTCGGATACGAAGAAGGACTTTGGAACATATCATTTATCCGGGGATACCTTCTGTATCATCGGAGTGCCGTCCTTTGGCGGGCGTGTGCCGGCGGCTGCTCTGGAGCGCATCACAAAAATAAGGGCAGACAGATCGCCGGCGCTGATCACAGCTGCTTACGGTAACAGAGACTACGAAGATACTCTGCTCGAACTGAAGGAATGTGCCGAAAAAGCAGGGTTTTGTGTGACAGCTGCGGTGGCGGCGGTCACGGAGCACTCCATAGTGAGAGAATATGGCACGGGCAGACCTGATAAAAATGACAGGAGACAACTTGCAGAATTTGGGAAAACTGTAAGGGAACGAATCTTAAAATCGGACAGCCTGACAGAAGCCGGCGTTAAGGGCAGCAGTCCATATCGGAAATATTCGGGCGTGCCGCTGAAACCGAAGGCAGGCAAGGGATGTACGCAGTGTGGACTGTGTGCAAGGAAATGTCCTGTGTCGGCGATACCTGTGGACAATTGCCGGAAAACAGACAGGGAAACATGTATTTCCTGTATGCGATGTGTTCAGATCTGTCCGCAGAAAGTTCGAAGTGTGAACGGCGTGATGCAAAAAATAGCCGGGTGGAAACTGAAGAAAGTCTGCCGGGTCAGGAAGCAGAACGAATTATATCAGTAA
- the aspS gene encoding aspartate--tRNA ligase, with the protein MKTTNIYRNRTMDKIGESDVGTTLRIAGWVENIRDHGGVSFIDLRDMYGVMQIVMRDTRLLDGISKEDCVSVEGVVELRDEETYNPRIPSGTIELEAHRVDILGRVYQQLPFEVMTSKETREDLRLKYRYLDLRNKKVKDNMIFRSQVISFLRQKMTDMGFLEIQTPILCASSPEGARDYIVPSRKYKGQFYALPQAPQQYKQLLMVSGFDKYFQVAPCFRDEDARADRSPGEFYQLDFEMSFAAQEDVFEVGEEVLTAAFEKFAPEGSAVTRAPYPVISYRQAMLEFGTDKPDLRNPLRIVDVTEFFQRCSFQPFHKKTVRAIRVHADMSKGFHEKLLNFATSIGMGGLGYLEVNDDMTYKGPIDKFIPDDMKGEIAEIAGLVPGDTIFFIADKEARAALYAGQIRTKLGEKLDLCEKNAYRFCFVNDFPMFEYDEKEKKINFTHNPFSMPQGGLEALNTMDPLDILAYQYDIVCNGVELSSGAVRNHSLDIMVKAFEIAGYTEEDLKQKFGALYHAFQFGAPPHAGMAPGIDRMIMLLRNEENIREIIPFPMNGNAQDLMCGAPGPVTETQLREVHIRIR; encoded by the coding sequence ATGAAGACAACAAACATTTACCGAAACAGAACAATGGACAAAATCGGCGAGAGCGATGTGGGAACAACACTGAGGATTGCCGGATGGGTGGAGAACATCCGCGACCACGGGGGAGTATCCTTTATTGACCTCAGGGATATGTATGGAGTGATGCAGATCGTCATGCGGGATACCAGACTGCTGGACGGCATCAGCAAAGAGGACTGTGTCTCTGTAGAAGGGGTGGTCGAACTCCGTGACGAAGAAACTTACAATCCCAGGATCCCGTCCGGAACGATTGAGCTGGAAGCGCATCGTGTGGATATTCTCGGAAGAGTATACCAGCAGCTTCCCTTTGAGGTTATGACGTCGAAAGAGACGCGTGAGGATCTGAGACTGAAATACCGGTATCTGGATCTGAGAAATAAAAAAGTGAAAGACAACATGATCTTTCGCTCGCAGGTCATCAGCTTCCTGAGACAGAAGATGACGGATATGGGCTTTCTGGAGATTCAGACACCGATCCTGTGCGCCTCGTCACCGGAGGGGGCGAGGGACTATATCGTGCCGTCCCGCAAGTACAAAGGTCAGTTTTATGCCCTGCCGCAGGCTCCGCAGCAGTATAAGCAGCTCCTGATGGTTTCGGGATTTGATAAATACTTTCAGGTAGCGCCGTGCTTCCGCGATGAGGATGCGCGTGCAGACCGTTCCCCGGGGGAATTTTACCAGCTGGACTTTGAGATGAGTTTCGCGGCGCAGGAGGACGTGTTTGAGGTGGGCGAGGAAGTGCTCACGGCAGCGTTTGAGAAGTTTGCCCCGGAAGGATCGGCAGTTACGCGGGCGCCTTATCCGGTTATCAGTTACCGGCAGGCGATGCTGGAATTCGGAACAGATAAGCCGGACCTGAGAAACCCGCTGCGCATCGTGGACGTGACAGAGTTCTTCCAGCGCTGCAGCTTTCAGCCGTTTCATAAAAAGACGGTCCGGGCAATCAGGGTGCATGCGGATATGTCGAAAGGTTTTCATGAGAAACTTCTGAACTTTGCCACATCCATCGGAATGGGCGGTCTTGGATATCTGGAAGTGAATGATGATATGACATATAAAGGACCGATCGATAAGTTTATCCCGGATGATATGAAGGGGGAGATCGCAGAGATCGCGGGACTTGTCCCCGGTGACACCATATTCTTTATCGCGGATAAGGAGGCGCGCGCAGCGCTGTATGCGGGACAGATCCGTACTAAGCTTGGCGAGAAACTGGATCTCTGTGAAAAGAACGCGTACAGGTTCTGCTTTGTCAATGATTTTCCGATGTTCGAATACGATGAGAAAGAGAAGAAGATCAACTTCACACATAACCCGTTTTCCATGCCGCAGGGAGGCCTTGAGGCTCTGAATACGATGGATCCGCTCGATATTCTGGCATATCAGTATGACATTGTGTGCAATGGGGTAGAGCTCTCTTCCGGGGCTGTCAGAAATCACAGCCTTGATATCATGGTGAAGGCGTTTGAGATCGCCGGCTATACCGAGGAGGATCTGAAACAGAAGTTCGGAGCGCTGTACCATGCATTTCAGTTCGGAGCACCGCCGCATGCCGGCATGGCTCCCGGGATTGACCGGATGATTATGCTGCTGCGAAACGAGGAGAACATCCGCGAGATTATTCCGTTCCCGATGAATGGGAACGCGCAGGATCTGATGTGCGGGGCTCCCGGGCCGGTGACGGAGACACAGTTGAGGGAAGTGCATATCAGAATCAGGTGA
- a CDS encoding ABC transporter permease produces MMHLVKLEFQKYQLHRKWPGVILAHIILVGMSVAMYYGSAVEQEPFDWEMAIVMTDALVRGTFLVYSSVIMAQLVVEEYRSGTINQLFCYPIERWRLMFAKLLIVFVFTVVNVVIGNALNVTAVAVLDSLTNAVTGDFSALLMTQYGIYYLAGLLATAFLSLLPYVVCMRRKSTSSTIVAGVVLTIFLISSAGGSMTQATYFFRSLTLGAVALIIVLITLVRTVRYIGENDVL; encoded by the coding sequence ATGATGCACTTAGTTAAACTGGAGTTTCAGAAGTACCAGCTCCATCGGAAATGGCCGGGGGTTATACTGGCACATATCATCCTGGTGGGAATGTCCGTGGCGATGTATTATGGCAGTGCGGTGGAGCAGGAGCCGTTTGACTGGGAGATGGCGATTGTTATGACAGATGCGCTTGTGCGCGGCACATTTTTAGTGTATTCATCAGTGATCATGGCGCAGCTGGTGGTGGAAGAGTACCGGAGCGGAACGATCAATCAGTTGTTTTGCTACCCGATTGAGCGCTGGAGGCTGATGTTTGCAAAGCTTTTGATCGTCTTTGTGTTCACGGTCGTCAACGTCGTAATAGGGAATGCCCTGAATGTGACTGCCGTTGCGGTTCTGGACAGTTTGACGAATGCGGTTACAGGGGATTTCTCTGCACTTTTGATGACGCAGTATGGCATCTACTATCTGGCGGGACTTTTGGCTACTGCATTTCTGTCTCTGCTTCCGTATGTTGTTTGTATGCGGAGGAAATCCACTTCCTCCACGATCGTGGCGGGGGTGGTCCTGACCATTTTTCTGATTTCGAGCGCAGGAGGCAGTATGACGCAGGCAACTTACTTTTTCCGCTCCCTAACGCTTGGGGCAGTGGCGCTGATCATCGTGCTGATCACGCTGGTCCGGACGGTCCGCTATATCGGAGAAAATGACGTTTTGTGA